In a genomic window of Streptomyces sp. SJL17-4:
- a CDS encoding acyl-CoA thioesterase produces the protein MTDQGDIPGKPTSASRTTLSHIMTSHDTNLLGTVHGGVIMKLVDDAAGAVAGRHSGGPAVTASMDEMVFLEPVRVGDLVHVKAQVNWTGRSSMEVGVRVLAERWNESTPATQVGSAYLVFAAVDADGKPRPVPQVLPETEQDKRRNQEAQIRRTHRLARRQAIKELRERRAAEGYED, from the coding sequence ATGACAGATCAGGGCGATATCCCGGGCAAGCCCACCTCCGCCTCCCGCACCACCCTCAGCCACATCATGACCAGCCACGACACCAACCTCCTCGGTACGGTGCACGGCGGCGTGATCATGAAGCTGGTGGACGACGCGGCCGGCGCCGTCGCGGGCCGGCACTCGGGCGGACCGGCGGTCACCGCCTCGATGGACGAGATGGTCTTCCTGGAGCCGGTACGGGTCGGTGACCTGGTGCATGTGAAGGCCCAGGTGAACTGGACCGGCCGGTCGTCGATGGAGGTCGGCGTACGGGTCCTGGCGGAGCGCTGGAACGAGTCCACGCCCGCGACCCAGGTCGGCTCCGCGTACCTGGTCTTCGCCGCGGTCGACGCGGACGGCAAGCCGCGCCCGGTCCCCCAGGTCCTCCCGGAAACGGAACAGGACAAGCGCCGCAACCAGGAAGCCCAGATCCGCCGCACCCACCGCCTGGCCCGCCGCCAAGCGATCAAGGAACTCCGCGAACGCCGCGCAGCAGAAGGCTACGAGGACTGA
- a CDS encoding LCP family protein has protein sequence MNDWPEDGGYGRGNANSQPEGPRRMSHVQRPQVPQQPPRHDQGYNPNFTQAQGSGYDSGYSSGQVYGGPQGGGPQGGGRGTVPPQYAPGPGAGGPGRPAPNWRKRIKVGSIVLVVGVLAWGIGTYAWASSQMRNEVDLSKVIERPAEGDCTTYLIVGSDSREGMSAEEKKKLHTGSAAGKRTDSMMILAACSSGDTMVSLPRDSWVTIPSFVGSESGKSYPARGGAKLNAAYAMDGPELLVRTVEFNTGLRIDHYAEIGFAGFANIVDALGGVDLNIEKGFKDKKSGADFQAGEQTLNGEQALAFVRTRYAFAESDFARTKNQQKFLAALANQAATPGTILNPFTLYPTLGAGLDTLIVDKDMSLYDLGKMFFAMKGISGGDGKSMNMPLAGPAPQNSYKWDMAKVKQMVEQIRNDEKVTVESK, from the coding sequence ATGAATGACTGGCCCGAAGACGGCGGCTACGGCCGTGGCAACGCGAACTCCCAGCCCGAGGGACCTCGCCGGATGAGCCATGTGCAGCGCCCGCAGGTTCCGCAGCAGCCGCCTCGGCACGACCAGGGGTACAACCCGAACTTCACCCAGGCCCAGGGTTCCGGTTACGACTCCGGTTACAGCTCGGGTCAGGTCTACGGCGGCCCGCAGGGCGGCGGTCCTCAGGGCGGCGGGCGCGGCACCGTGCCCCCGCAGTACGCGCCGGGCCCCGGCGCCGGCGGCCCCGGCCGCCCCGCGCCGAACTGGCGCAAGCGCATCAAGGTCGGCTCGATCGTCCTGGTCGTCGGCGTCCTCGCCTGGGGCATCGGCACCTACGCCTGGGCCAGCTCGCAGATGCGCAACGAGGTCGATCTCTCCAAGGTCATCGAGCGTCCCGCCGAGGGCGACTGCACGACGTATCTGATCGTCGGTTCCGACAGCCGTGAGGGCATGTCCGCCGAGGAGAAGAAGAAGCTCCACACCGGCTCCGCCGCGGGCAAGCGGACCGACTCGATGATGATCCTCGCGGCCTGCTCCAGCGGGGACACGATGGTCTCGCTCCCCCGTGACTCCTGGGTGACCATCCCGAGCTTCGTCGGCTCGGAGTCCGGCAAGTCGTACCCGGCGCGTGGCGGCGCCAAGCTGAACGCCGCGTACGCGATGGACGGCCCCGAGCTGCTCGTGCGGACCGTCGAGTTCAACACCGGTCTGCGCATCGACCACTACGCCGAGATCGGCTTCGCCGGCTTCGCGAACATCGTGGACGCGCTCGGCGGTGTCGACCTCAACATCGAGAAGGGCTTCAAGGACAAGAAGTCCGGGGCGGACTTCCAGGCCGGTGAGCAGACCCTCAACGGTGAGCAGGCCCTCGCCTTCGTCCGTACCCGGTACGCCTTCGCCGAGTCGGACTTCGCGCGGACGAAGAACCAGCAGAAGTTCCTCGCCGCCCTCGCCAACCAGGCGGCGACGCCGGGCACGATCCTCAACCCGTTCACGCTCTACCCGACGCTCGGCGCCGGTCTGGACACGCTGATCGTCGACAAGGACATGTCGCTGTACGACCTCGGGAAGATGTTCTTCGCCATGAAGGGCATCAGCGGCGGCGACGGCAAGTCCATGAACATGCCGCTCGCGGGCCCGGCTCCGCAGAACTCCTACAAGTGGGACATGGCGAAGGTGAAGCAGATGGTCGAGCAGATCCGGAACGACGAGAAGGTCACCGTCGAGTCGAAGTGA
- a CDS encoding UDP-glucose/GDP-mannose dehydrogenase family protein — MALKITVIGTGYLGATHAAAMAELGFEVLGLDVVPEKIELLSSGRVPMYEPGLEELLAKHVVGIEGSSGRLRFTTSWEEVGAFGDVHFICVNTPQKHGEYACDMSYVDAAFASLAGVVREGALVVGKSTVPVGSAERLADVLPQGVELAWNPEFLREGFAVNDTLHPDRIVVGVQGERAEKLLREVYAKPVGDGSPFVVTDFPTAELVKTSANSFLATKISFINAMAEVCEAAGGDVAKLAEAIGHDDRIGSKFLRAGIGFGGGCLPKDIRAFMARAGELGADQALTFLREIDSINMRRRGQMVEMAREALGGSTFLGRRVAVLGATFKPDSDDVRDSPALNVAGQIHLQGGQVTVYDPKGMDNARRLFPTLGYAESALDAVRGADVVLHLTEWREFRELDPAALAEVASSRVILDGRNALDSERWRAAGWTYRAMGRPRA, encoded by the coding sequence ATGGCCCTCAAGATCACCGTGATCGGCACCGGCTACCTCGGCGCCACCCACGCCGCGGCCATGGCGGAACTGGGCTTCGAGGTCCTGGGGCTCGACGTCGTCCCCGAGAAGATCGAGCTGCTGTCCTCCGGCCGGGTCCCGATGTACGAGCCGGGCCTCGAGGAACTCCTCGCGAAGCACGTCGTCGGCATCGAGGGTTCGAGCGGCCGGCTGCGGTTCACCACCTCCTGGGAGGAGGTCGGCGCCTTCGGCGACGTGCACTTCATCTGTGTGAACACCCCGCAGAAGCACGGCGAGTACGCCTGTGACATGAGCTACGTGGACGCCGCCTTCGCCTCCCTCGCCGGGGTCGTACGCGAAGGGGCCCTGGTCGTCGGCAAGTCGACCGTCCCCGTCGGCTCGGCCGAGCGGCTCGCGGACGTGCTCCCGCAGGGCGTCGAGCTGGCCTGGAACCCGGAGTTCCTGCGCGAGGGCTTCGCCGTGAACGACACCCTGCACCCGGACCGGATCGTCGTCGGCGTGCAAGGCGAGCGGGCGGAGAAGCTGCTGCGCGAGGTGTACGCCAAGCCGGTCGGCGACGGCTCGCCCTTCGTGGTGACCGACTTCCCGACCGCCGAGCTGGTGAAGACGTCCGCCAACTCCTTCCTCGCCACCAAGATCTCCTTCATCAACGCGATGGCCGAGGTCTGCGAGGCCGCCGGCGGCGACGTCGCCAAGCTGGCGGAGGCCATCGGCCACGACGACCGGATCGGGTCCAAGTTCCTGCGCGCCGGCATCGGCTTCGGCGGCGGCTGCCTGCCCAAGGACATCCGGGCCTTCATGGCCCGCGCGGGCGAACTGGGCGCCGACCAGGCGCTGACCTTCCTCCGCGAGATCGACTCGATCAACATGCGGCGCCGCGGCCAGATGGTCGAGATGGCGCGCGAGGCCCTCGGCGGCAGCACCTTCCTGGGCCGCCGGGTCGCCGTCCTCGGCGCCACCTTCAAGCCGGACTCGGACGACGTCCGCGACTCCCCCGCGCTGAACGTGGCCGGTCAGATACACCTCCAGGGCGGCCAGGTCACCGTCTACGACCCGAAGGGCATGGACAACGCCCGCCGCCTCTTCCCGACCCTCGGCTACGCGGAGTCCGCCCTCGACGCGGTGCGAGGCGCGGACGTGGTGCTGCACCTGACGGAGTGGCGCGAGTTCCGCGAGCTGGACCCGGCGGCGCTCGCCGAGGTCGCCTCCTCACGGGTGATCCTGGACGGCCGCAACGCGCTGGACTCCGAGCGCTGGCGAGCGGCCGGCTGGACGTACCGGGCGATGGGCCGACCGCGCGCCTGA
- a CDS encoding acyl-CoA dehydrogenase family protein gives MSGSSDFDLYRPSEEHDMLRESVRALAEAKIVPFAAAVDEEGRFPQEALDALVANDLHAVHVPETYGGAGADALATVIVIEEVARACGSSSLIPAVNKLGSLPVILSGSEELKHKYLGPLAKGDAMFSYALSEPDAGSDAAGMKTRAVRDGDFWVLNGVKRWITNAGVSEYYTVMAVTDPEKRSKGISAFVVEKSDEGVSFGAPEKKLGIKGSPTREVYLDNVRIPADRMIGAEGTGFATAMKTLDHTRITIAAQAIGIAQGALDYAKGYVTERKQFGKPIADFQGVQFMLADMAMKLEAARQLTYAAAAKSERVSAGGDKEDLTFFGAAAKCFASDVAMEVTTDAVQLLGGYGYTRDYPVERMMRDAKITQIYEGTNQVQRIVMARNLP, from the coding sequence GTGTCAGGTTCGTCTGATTTCGACCTGTATCGGCCCTCCGAGGAGCACGACATGCTCCGGGAGTCGGTGCGTGCGCTCGCGGAGGCGAAGATCGTGCCGTTCGCCGCGGCGGTGGACGAGGAGGGCCGGTTCCCGCAGGAGGCCCTGGACGCGCTGGTCGCCAACGACCTGCACGCCGTGCACGTCCCGGAGACCTACGGCGGCGCCGGCGCGGACGCCCTCGCCACGGTCATCGTGATCGAGGAGGTCGCCCGTGCGTGCGGCAGCTCCTCGCTGATCCCGGCGGTCAACAAGCTGGGCTCCCTCCCGGTGATCCTGTCCGGCTCGGAGGAGCTCAAGCACAAGTACCTCGGCCCGCTGGCCAAGGGCGACGCGATGTTCTCCTACGCCCTGTCCGAGCCCGACGCGGGCTCGGACGCGGCCGGCATGAAGACCCGCGCCGTGCGCGACGGGGACTTCTGGGTCCTCAACGGCGTCAAGCGGTGGATCACCAACGCCGGCGTCTCCGAGTACTACACCGTGATGGCCGTCACCGACCCGGAGAAGCGCTCCAAGGGCATCTCCGCCTTCGTCGTGGAGAAGTCCGACGAGGGCGTCTCCTTCGGCGCCCCGGAGAAGAAGCTCGGCATCAAGGGCTCCCCCACCCGCGAGGTCTACCTCGACAACGTCCGCATCCCCGCCGACCGCATGATCGGCGCCGAGGGCACCGGCTTCGCCACCGCCATGAAGACCCTCGACCACACCCGCATCACCATCGCCGCCCAGGCCATCGGCATCGCCCAGGGCGCCCTCGACTACGCCAAGGGCTACGTCACCGAGCGCAAGCAGTTCGGCAAGCCCATCGCCGACTTCCAGGGCGTCCAGTTCATGCTCGCCGACATGGCCATGAAGCTCGAAGCCGCCCGCCAGCTCACCTACGCCGCCGCGGCGAAGAGCGAGCGCGTCTCCGCCGGAGGCGACAAGGAGGACCTCACCTTCTTCGGCGCCGCGGCCAAGTGCTTCGCCTCCGACGTCGCCATGGAGGTCACCACCGACGCCGTCCAGCTCCTCGGCGGCTACGGCTACACCCGCGACTACCCCGTCGAGCGCATGATGCGCGACGCCAAGATCACCCAGATCTACGAAGGCACCAACCAGGTCCAGCGCATCGTCATGGCCCGCAACCTCCCGTAA